The following proteins are co-located in the Paludibaculum fermentans genome:
- a CDS encoding type IV pilus biogenesis protein PilM has protein sequence MSILSKVRAFVSDSPADFVFEVSGAGIAWTRPAHHASIEWAPLMPGAIVVSPLENNVREPGVYEAAVRNLVADPSGKAKQRRAALILPDYCARVAVVDFDTFPSDPQEQLQLARFRVKRVVPFDIESAIVVCYPQQRTGTVKKVDVVVAVINMEVASHLEAPFRAAGFQCGFVTLSALSALALPGEDGDEHASPVVVAKLCGDVLALSLLEGRVLRMFRCVQLHGGSEQEATDVLATTFAYSEDELGARPKVLRQCGVARENGDLLQHWSDEFGLPVSSLRSRFGTPGANNAGLHGYLETMEAL, from the coding sequence ATGAGTATTTTGTCCAAAGTCCGAGCCTTCGTCTCCGATTCGCCGGCTGACTTCGTGTTTGAAGTTTCCGGCGCCGGCATCGCCTGGACGCGGCCCGCGCACCACGCCAGCATCGAGTGGGCGCCCCTGATGCCGGGCGCCATCGTCGTCTCGCCCCTCGAGAACAACGTGCGGGAGCCGGGCGTCTACGAAGCCGCGGTCCGCAACCTCGTGGCCGATCCCTCCGGCAAGGCGAAACAACGCCGCGCCGCGCTGATCCTGCCCGACTACTGTGCCCGCGTCGCCGTCGTCGACTTCGACACCTTTCCCAGCGATCCCCAGGAACAGCTCCAGCTCGCCCGCTTCCGCGTCAAACGTGTGGTGCCCTTCGATATCGAAAGCGCCATCGTCGTCTGCTACCCCCAACAGCGCACTGGCACCGTCAAGAAAGTCGACGTCGTCGTGGCCGTCATCAACATGGAGGTGGCTTCCCACCTCGAGGCGCCCTTCCGAGCCGCCGGCTTCCAGTGCGGTTTTGTCACCCTGTCGGCGCTCTCCGCGCTGGCCCTGCCTGGCGAAGACGGGGATGAGCACGCCTCGCCGGTCGTGGTTGCGAAACTGTGCGGCGACGTCCTGGCCCTGAGCCTGCTGGAAGGCCGTGTCCTGCGGATGTTCCGTTGCGTCCAACTCCACGGCGGCAGCGAGCAGGAGGCCACCGATGTGCTGGCCACCACTTTCGCTTATTCCGAGGACGAGCTCGGCGCCCGCCCCAAGGTCCTGCGGCAGTGCGGCGTGGCGCGCGAGAATGGAGACCTGCTCCAGCACTGGAGCGATGAGTTCGGATTGCCGGTCAGCTCGCTGCGCTCCCGCTTTGGCACCCCCGGCGCCAACAACGCGGGCCTGCATGGCTACCTCGAAACGATGGAGGCCCTTTAA
- a CDS encoding PilN domain-containing protein, which produces MSGVRIPINLSQEPFRKDRPILVASAVTGILLMGVLLMLVSIILREREAARESREMMARIDQQLSVVNQQYAKIEAQLRQPVNSAVLDRSLLLNALLIRKGISWTRLFEDLEKVFPGNVRLVAVRPYVTGDNLVQLDMVVGAQSPEPVIQLLRRLEGSNLFGATALLSSQPPSQNEPLYRYRVSVNYAQKL; this is translated from the coding sequence ATGAGCGGCGTGAGAATTCCCATCAATCTGTCCCAGGAGCCCTTCCGCAAGGACCGGCCCATTCTCGTGGCCTCGGCCGTCACCGGCATCCTGCTCATGGGCGTGCTGCTGATGCTCGTTTCCATCATCCTGCGCGAGCGCGAAGCAGCCCGCGAAAGCCGCGAAATGATGGCCCGCATCGACCAGCAGCTCTCGGTCGTCAACCAGCAGTATGCCAAGATCGAGGCCCAGCTCCGGCAGCCCGTGAACTCGGCCGTTCTCGACCGCAGCCTCCTGCTCAACGCCCTGCTCATCCGCAAGGGCATTAGCTGGACCCGCCTGTTTGAGGATCTCGAAAAAGTCTTCCCCGGCAATGTGCGCCTGGTGGCCGTCCGACCCTACGTCACCGGAGACAATCTCGTCCAGCTCGACATGGTCGTCGGCGCGCAGTCGCCCGAACCCGTCATCCAACTGCTGCGCCGGCTGGAGGGCTCGAACCTGTTCGGAGCCACCGCCCTGCTCAGCTCCCAGCCGCCCTCCCAGAATGAACCGCTGTACCGCTACCGCGTGAGTGTGAACTATGCCCAGAAGCTTTAA
- a CDS encoding sigma-54-dependent transcriptional regulator, giving the protein MALAALWSGMIGSEPDMKPVLLVVDDEEAARYAIGRLFHSDFRIIEAGSVPEARQRLRTDPPDVILLDYDLPGENGLALLKELAPDPAAPAIILITAYGGERLAVEAMKSGAYDYLAKPYDIEELRLVVNRATERQSLKREVEHLRYARAGEGQFGRMTGGSPAMRQLFQTAERVAQSDLPVLIQGESGTGKDVLAQEIHARSPRSARRFVALNCSALPEHLVESELFGYEKGAFTGAASARAGKFEQAHHGTLFLDEIGDMAPATQAKILRAVENGAVERLGGVNTVSVNVRTISASNKDLPQAIRDGGFREDLYYRLAAVTLWIPPLRDRRDDIPALVDLFWRELRAKYSRSGPDMSREAIARLQDHTWPGNVRELRNALERAFVMAHGDSVTAADIQASAAPASSKSSTSLDEPDYREAKRLFEIEYLTRKLRENGGNVTRTAESIGMARQSLQEKIRELGLARP; this is encoded by the coding sequence ATGGCACTCGCCGCACTCTGGTCTGGCATGATAGGTTCGGAACCCGACATGAAGCCTGTCCTGCTGGTCGTCGACGACGAGGAAGCCGCGCGCTACGCCATCGGCCGCCTGTTCCACTCCGACTTCCGCATCATCGAGGCCGGCAGTGTCCCCGAGGCCCGCCAGCGCCTGCGCACCGATCCGCCCGACGTCATCCTGCTCGACTACGACCTTCCGGGCGAAAACGGCCTCGCGCTGCTGAAGGAACTCGCGCCCGATCCAGCCGCCCCGGCCATCATCCTCATCACCGCCTATGGCGGCGAACGCCTCGCCGTCGAGGCCATGAAGAGCGGCGCCTACGACTACCTGGCCAAGCCCTACGACATCGAGGAGCTCCGTCTGGTCGTCAACCGCGCCACCGAGCGCCAGAGCCTGAAACGGGAAGTCGAGCACCTCCGCTACGCCCGAGCCGGGGAAGGGCAGTTCGGCCGCATGACCGGCGGCAGCCCCGCCATGCGCCAGCTCTTCCAGACCGCTGAACGCGTCGCCCAAAGCGACCTGCCCGTCCTCATCCAGGGCGAAAGCGGCACCGGCAAGGACGTCCTGGCGCAGGAGATCCACGCCCGCAGCCCGCGTTCCGCCCGCCGCTTCGTCGCCCTCAACTGCTCCGCCCTGCCGGAGCATCTGGTGGAAAGCGAGTTATTCGGCTACGAAAAAGGTGCCTTCACCGGAGCCGCCTCCGCCCGCGCCGGCAAGTTCGAGCAAGCCCATCACGGCACGCTCTTCCTGGACGAGATCGGAGATATGGCGCCCGCCACGCAGGCCAAGATCCTGCGAGCCGTCGAGAACGGCGCGGTCGAGCGCCTGGGCGGAGTGAACACCGTCTCAGTAAATGTACGCACCATCAGCGCCTCGAACAAGGACCTCCCGCAGGCGATCCGCGACGGCGGCTTCCGTGAGGATCTCTACTACCGCCTGGCTGCTGTGACCCTCTGGATCCCCCCGCTGCGCGACCGCCGCGACGACATCCCGGCCCTGGTGGATCTCTTCTGGCGCGAGCTCCGCGCCAAGTACAGCCGCTCCGGCCCGGACATGTCGCGCGAGGCCATCGCCCGCCTGCAGGATCACACCTGGCCCGGCAACGTGCGCGAGCTCCGCAACGCCCTGGAGCGCGCCTTCGTCATGGCGCACGGCGACAGCGTCACCGCGGCCGACATTCAGGCCTCCGCGGCCCCTGCCTCCAGCAAGTCCTCGACGTCGCTCGACGAGCCGGATTACCGCGAAGCCAAGCGTCTCTTCGAAATCGAGTACCTGACCCGCAAGCTCCGCGAAAACGGCGGCAACGTCACTCGCACCGCCGAATCCATAGGCATGGCGCGCCAGAGCCTGCAGGAGAAGATCCGCGAACTGGGCCTGGCCCGCCCGTAA
- a CDS encoding alpha-L-fucosidase → MIHPGFSRRQYLKLVSAAPAASALAMQPTSEADRERRMKWWHEARFGMFIHWGLYSVLGRHEWAMEQEGIPVAEYEKLATQFKPKPTPAKEWAALAKKAGMKYMVMTTKHHEGFCHFNTSTTKYCAPKTAAGRDLVKEYVDAVRAEGLRVGFYFSLMDWHHPDGARCVKDEQARRRFVDYVHTQARELMTNYGKIDVLWYDVPWPLTAEGWESEKMNAMVRKLQPDIIMNNRSKVPEDFDTPEQRIEASKGRNWEACMTMNDSWGYHKADDNWKSPKACVRNLLTCARQGGNYLLNIGPTADGSIPPESVKILTAVGAWTAKNGAAVYGTDPCSVSRSNYMSFTRKGNTLFANVHFWPGSEVAIGGLRSKVLSAKLLATGAPVKFEQEEFRVKFTGLPVNAPDSPITTIAVECDGEPKQDMNRVREERPRLQA, encoded by the coding sequence ATGATTCACCCCGGATTCTCTCGCAGGCAATATCTGAAACTTGTTTCGGCCGCGCCGGCCGCCAGCGCGCTGGCCATGCAACCCACGTCGGAAGCTGATCGTGAACGCCGCATGAAGTGGTGGCACGAGGCACGCTTCGGCATGTTCATTCACTGGGGGCTGTACAGCGTACTGGGCCGCCATGAATGGGCGATGGAGCAGGAAGGCATTCCCGTGGCCGAGTATGAGAAGCTGGCAACGCAGTTCAAGCCGAAACCCACGCCGGCGAAGGAGTGGGCGGCGCTGGCGAAGAAGGCCGGCATGAAGTACATGGTGATGACGACGAAGCACCATGAGGGGTTCTGCCACTTCAACACGTCGACGACGAAGTACTGCGCTCCGAAGACGGCGGCGGGCCGCGACCTGGTGAAGGAGTATGTCGATGCCGTGCGGGCGGAAGGGCTGCGGGTGGGGTTCTACTTCTCGCTGATGGACTGGCATCATCCGGACGGCGCGCGCTGCGTGAAGGACGAGCAGGCACGGCGGCGGTTTGTGGACTACGTGCATACGCAGGCGCGTGAGCTGATGACGAACTACGGCAAGATCGACGTGCTGTGGTACGACGTGCCGTGGCCTTTGACAGCGGAGGGCTGGGAGAGCGAGAAGATGAACGCGATGGTGCGGAAGCTGCAGCCCGACATCATCATGAACAACCGCAGCAAGGTGCCCGAGGATTTCGATACGCCGGAGCAGAGGATCGAGGCGTCGAAGGGCCGCAACTGGGAAGCGTGCATGACCATGAACGACTCCTGGGGTTATCACAAGGCGGATGACAACTGGAAGAGCCCGAAGGCGTGTGTACGGAACCTGCTGACCTGCGCGCGGCAGGGCGGGAATTACCTGTTGAACATCGGACCGACGGCGGATGGGTCGATCCCGCCGGAGAGCGTGAAGATCCTGACCGCGGTGGGCGCGTGGACGGCGAAGAACGGGGCGGCCGTGTATGGGACGGATCCGTGCTCGGTGAGCCGGTCGAACTACATGAGCTTCACGCGGAAGGGCAATACGCTGTTCGCGAACGTGCACTTCTGGCCGGGTTCTGAGGTGGCGATCGGCGGGCTGCGGTCGAAGGTGCTGTCGGCGAAGCTGCTGGCTACGGGGGCTCCGGTGAAGTTTGAACAGGAGGAGTTCCGGGTGAAGTTTACGGGGTTGCCGGTGAATGCTCCGGATTCTCCGATTACGACCATAGCCGTCGAGTGCGATGGGGAGCCGAAGCAGGATATGAACCGGGTGCGGGAAGAGCGGCCCAGGCTGCAGGCTTAG
- a CDS encoding VWA domain-containing protein, producing MRTLAALLLAALAARAQEPAATFSTTTRLVEFSFVALDKSGKPVTDLKMEDIQVSDKGKRRALSFFRFEGGSGDSKPAVALPPGLFTNRVEFTPGPPRNVTALVLDTLNTAPADILWVRAQLTRYLKALAPQTRVAVYHLGSKLSILHDFTGDVEELRARIAKAGLALPQQQTSDMNATVRDAEEMLRMFNNEPAILEMLTTQIENEMQANASVRQRNMEMTLAALETLGRHLSGVPGRKNLVWIGGGISMLSITGSMGFGARGGIQSFESVVRASAQRLAQQGVALYFVNSRGLQGDTSYSASSAGSITIRGRGRFEKQQQAEEISSDPFPAASTMAGITGGRVIQNTNDFTDGLKKATADVQGSYSAAFYLEDEPDGKWHTLKVQVNRPGVNVSVREGFLSEKQRSKAVAWTTEEWRSAIHNPMPSTALVVDARCEMMPGAERGTVGLTAQVEPSGLYFQMKDGVGQAQVEICVAEKAATGEVVVHTEDGSVTAPGRETRRVGPESARYQRVWKPSPGAQTIRVIIRDKVTGQYGVVDIPTAKIPSYPEPGK from the coding sequence ATGAGGACTCTAGCCGCGCTGCTGCTGGCCGCTTTGGCGGCCAGGGCACAGGAACCCGCCGCGACATTCAGTACTACGACACGTCTGGTGGAGTTTAGCTTCGTCGCCTTGGACAAGAGCGGTAAGCCTGTGACAGACCTGAAGATGGAGGATATTCAGGTATCTGACAAGGGCAAGCGGCGGGCGTTGTCGTTCTTCCGTTTCGAGGGCGGATCAGGAGACTCGAAGCCGGCGGTGGCGCTGCCACCGGGCCTGTTCACGAACCGGGTGGAGTTCACGCCCGGGCCTCCGCGGAATGTGACGGCGCTAGTACTGGATACGTTGAATACGGCCCCGGCGGACATATTGTGGGTGCGGGCACAGCTCACCCGTTATTTGAAAGCGCTGGCTCCCCAGACGAGGGTAGCCGTGTATCACCTGGGCTCAAAATTGAGCATTCTTCATGATTTTACGGGTGATGTGGAAGAGTTGCGGGCGCGCATTGCGAAGGCCGGATTGGCGCTGCCGCAGCAGCAGACGTCCGATATGAATGCGACGGTCCGGGACGCGGAAGAGATGTTGCGGATGTTTAACAATGAACCCGCGATTCTGGAGATGCTGACCACGCAAATCGAGAACGAGATGCAGGCGAACGCGTCGGTGCGGCAGCGGAACATGGAGATGACGCTGGCCGCCCTGGAGACGCTGGGACGGCATTTGTCGGGGGTGCCTGGGCGGAAGAACCTGGTTTGGATCGGCGGCGGGATCTCGATGCTGTCGATTACGGGGTCGATGGGGTTTGGCGCGCGGGGCGGGATCCAAAGTTTCGAGAGCGTGGTGCGAGCCAGCGCGCAGCGGTTAGCGCAGCAGGGGGTAGCGCTTTACTTCGTGAACTCGCGCGGGTTGCAGGGGGATACTTCCTACTCGGCGTCGAGTGCGGGCTCGATCACGATTCGCGGGCGCGGGCGGTTTGAGAAGCAGCAGCAGGCCGAGGAGATCAGCTCGGATCCGTTTCCGGCGGCGTCGACGATGGCGGGCATTACCGGCGGGCGGGTGATCCAGAATACGAACGATTTCACGGATGGGCTCAAGAAGGCCACGGCCGATGTGCAGGGGTCGTACTCAGCCGCGTTTTACCTGGAAGACGAACCGGATGGGAAGTGGCACACCCTGAAAGTGCAAGTGAACCGGCCGGGCGTGAATGTCAGCGTGCGCGAAGGGTTCCTGTCGGAGAAGCAGCGCAGCAAGGCGGTGGCCTGGACGACGGAAGAGTGGCGGTCGGCGATCCACAATCCGATGCCTTCCACAGCGCTGGTGGTGGATGCCCGCTGCGAGATGATGCCGGGCGCGGAGAGGGGCACGGTGGGGTTGACGGCGCAGGTGGAGCCGTCGGGGCTCTATTTCCAGATGAAGGACGGAGTGGGCCAGGCGCAGGTGGAGATCTGCGTGGCGGAGAAGGCGGCGACGGGGGAAGTGGTGGTGCATACGGAGGATGGATCGGTGACTGCGCCGGGACGGGAGACGCGGCGGGTGGGACCGGAATCGGCGCGGTACCAGCGGGTGTGGAAACCGAGCCCGGGGGCGCAGACGATCCGCGTGATCATCCGCGATAAGGTGACGGGGCAGTACGGAGTGGTGGACATTCCGACGGCGAAGATTCCGAGTTATCCGGAGCCCGGGAAGTAG
- a CDS encoding hybrid sensor histidine kinase/response regulator, which produces MRALSISAGVLIFATIAAPSLRAHQYQFLLYGRQHGLGNLAISAITQDQTGYLWVGTQNGLYRYDGHSFVEKGFSGGIPPDPIVALHADKQGGLWVATHARLFHSTPGGFREVAFGRKAQFLTHNVIGSRAGRVYAATSEGLFELSPTTGEDNWRAREIVMGGARRAMRAVLSDPSGAVWTACGSGICRWKDGQAKVYGEQEGVPRDQWDSLALDGEGGLWVRSVGHLLHLANGGARFELEVPGPPDASFSGDLARSSSGTLFATTKRGLALKDSGRWLMVGTEEGLPASSTTAIFEDREGSIWIGTWGVGLCRWLGGTAVESWSSRDGLPHESVNAVATDSSNRVWVGTDTGLSSLRSGETSEPLPALAETKVRALQISGDTLWVGLFPGGVASVNLKTLAVQRYRAAQGLKDERVNGLLLDRAGQLWVCTMRGLFRKTHSGFVNALPDPAPDEVFLRAASDPQGGVWIASSKGLRLWRDGGWRLYTTHEGLAQNAVTLVKAPKANEVWISYRGSKGVTVLHLENDRIQSVENILAPNLPSNHVLFVGHDSQGDAWVGTDNGVGLLRNGVWTTLSKADGLIWDDCNTNSFLADSDGGVWIGTSRGLTHIRPGAKPGLILGPPPSPIFSSLRFGGRQQAAHIGLSIPFANRLLELGLASLTFRQEEHLHYRYRLSGLEDSWVESSAPQLRFPNLPAGSYGLEVLAVNAAGRPSLSPALAQFVIRPPWYGTWWFYTALLALLGLSIGQLIRWRTAHLRRRSFELEAAVQARTEELQSQYDLADRQKSEIERLLEQANQLHRAKNEFLANISHEIRTPMNGILGLTELALHTHLDPEQLEYVTATRKSAQSLLGLLNDVLDFAKIEAERVEIENVPFRILSCLDLARDTFASQAIAKGLDVQVEVPPTVPAQLLGDSRRVGQVVMNLVGNAVKFTHHGSITLSAQVEASIGDIVRLRVQVRDTGIGIPADKQKLIFEPFRQADGSTARTYGGTGLGLSISARLVEMMGGRLTVESTPGQGSAFTFTLPLRCLESPAAAPSEVVSNQEPSAGGPPAHVLLAEDHQINQLVVIRLLQKRGHHVTAVNNGEEAVAAAISGTFDLILMDMQMPVMDGLEAAQHIRELPGLAGRVPIVALTANALGAAQEECRAAGMDSYLAKPVSPEDLYRVVETVRAAHTNTIPAL; this is translated from the coding sequence ATGCGCGCTCTTTCCATCTCAGCCGGCGTCCTGATCTTCGCCACCATCGCGGCCCCGTCGCTGCGCGCGCATCAGTACCAGTTCCTCCTCTATGGCCGCCAGCACGGCCTCGGCAACCTCGCCATCAGCGCCATCACTCAGGATCAAACCGGCTACCTCTGGGTCGGCACCCAAAACGGACTCTATCGCTACGACGGTCATTCCTTCGTCGAAAAGGGCTTCAGCGGCGGCATCCCGCCCGACCCCATCGTCGCTCTCCACGCCGACAAGCAGGGCGGACTCTGGGTGGCCACCCACGCCCGCCTCTTCCACTCCACCCCTGGTGGCTTCCGCGAAGTCGCGTTCGGGCGCAAAGCCCAGTTCCTCACCCACAACGTCATCGGCTCCCGCGCCGGCCGTGTCTATGCCGCCACCAGCGAGGGCCTCTTCGAACTCTCACCCACTACCGGCGAAGACAACTGGCGCGCCAGGGAAATCGTCATGGGCGGAGCCAGGCGCGCGATGCGCGCGGTTCTCTCCGATCCCTCCGGCGCCGTCTGGACCGCCTGCGGTTCCGGCATTTGCCGCTGGAAAGACGGGCAGGCCAAAGTCTATGGCGAGCAGGAGGGCGTCCCTCGCGACCAGTGGGACAGCCTCGCCCTGGATGGCGAGGGTGGCCTCTGGGTCAGAAGCGTCGGCCATCTCCTTCACCTGGCGAACGGCGGCGCCCGCTTCGAACTGGAAGTGCCAGGACCGCCCGATGCCAGCTTCTCCGGCGACCTAGCCCGCTCGTCCAGCGGAACCCTCTTCGCCACCACCAAACGCGGCCTGGCCCTCAAAGACTCCGGACGCTGGCTCATGGTCGGCACGGAAGAGGGGCTGCCCGCCAGCAGCACCACCGCTATCTTTGAAGACCGCGAAGGCTCCATCTGGATCGGGACCTGGGGCGTCGGGCTCTGCCGCTGGCTGGGCGGCACCGCCGTCGAGTCCTGGTCGTCCCGCGACGGCCTGCCCCACGAAAGCGTGAATGCCGTCGCCACCGACAGTTCCAACCGCGTCTGGGTTGGCACCGACACCGGCCTCAGCAGCCTGCGCTCCGGCGAAACCAGCGAGCCGCTGCCGGCCTTGGCCGAAACCAAGGTGCGCGCCCTTCAGATCAGCGGAGATACCCTTTGGGTCGGCCTCTTTCCCGGCGGCGTCGCCAGCGTCAACTTAAAGACCCTGGCCGTCCAGCGCTACCGTGCCGCCCAGGGCCTCAAGGATGAGCGCGTCAACGGTCTCCTGCTCGACCGCGCCGGCCAGCTCTGGGTCTGCACCATGCGCGGCCTGTTCCGCAAAACTCACTCCGGCTTCGTCAATGCTCTGCCTGACCCTGCCCCGGACGAGGTCTTCCTGCGCGCCGCCAGCGATCCGCAAGGCGGCGTCTGGATCGCCTCCAGCAAAGGCCTTCGCCTCTGGCGCGATGGGGGCTGGCGCCTCTACACGACCCATGAGGGCCTGGCGCAGAATGCCGTGACCCTCGTCAAGGCGCCCAAGGCGAACGAAGTCTGGATCTCCTACCGCGGCAGCAAGGGCGTCACCGTCCTCCACCTGGAGAACGACCGTATTCAATCCGTCGAAAACATCCTCGCGCCCAATCTGCCCTCCAACCACGTGCTCTTCGTCGGCCACGACTCGCAGGGTGACGCCTGGGTCGGCACCGACAACGGAGTCGGCCTGCTCCGCAACGGGGTCTGGACTACGCTCTCCAAAGCCGACGGGCTCATCTGGGACGACTGCAACACGAACTCCTTCCTCGCGGATTCAGACGGCGGCGTATGGATCGGAACCAGCCGCGGCCTGACGCATATCCGTCCCGGCGCCAAACCAGGCCTGATCCTCGGCCCGCCGCCCAGCCCCATCTTTTCCTCCCTCCGGTTCGGCGGCCGCCAGCAGGCTGCCCACATCGGCCTCAGCATCCCGTTCGCCAACCGGCTGCTGGAACTCGGCCTCGCCAGCCTCACCTTCCGCCAGGAAGAACACCTCCACTACCGCTACCGTCTCTCCGGACTGGAGGACTCGTGGGTGGAATCTTCCGCGCCGCAACTGCGCTTCCCCAACCTGCCGGCTGGTTCCTATGGGCTGGAGGTCCTCGCCGTCAACGCGGCGGGCCGGCCCAGCCTGTCGCCCGCCCTCGCTCAGTTCGTCATCCGGCCGCCCTGGTACGGCACCTGGTGGTTCTACACAGCCCTGCTGGCTTTGCTCGGCTTGTCCATTGGCCAGCTCATCCGCTGGAGAACCGCCCACCTGCGCCGCAGGAGCTTTGAACTCGAGGCCGCCGTCCAGGCGCGCACCGAGGAGCTCCAGAGCCAGTACGACCTGGCCGACCGCCAGAAAAGCGAGATCGAACGCCTGCTCGAACAGGCCAACCAGCTCCATCGCGCCAAGAACGAGTTCCTGGCCAATATCAGCCACGAGATCCGCACCCCGATGAACGGCATCCTCGGCCTCACGGAACTCGCCCTCCACACCCACCTCGACCCGGAACAACTCGAGTACGTCACGGCCACTCGGAAATCAGCCCAATCCCTGTTGGGCCTGCTCAACGACGTCCTCGACTTTGCCAAGATCGAAGCCGAACGCGTCGAAATTGAGAACGTCCCCTTCCGCATCCTCAGCTGCCTCGATCTGGCCCGCGACACGTTCGCCAGCCAAGCCATCGCGAAAGGCCTGGACGTGCAGGTGGAAGTTCCGCCCACGGTGCCGGCCCAACTGCTCGGCGATAGCCGCCGCGTCGGCCAGGTCGTCATGAATCTCGTCGGGAACGCCGTGAAGTTCACCCACCACGGCTCCATTACCCTCAGCGCCCAGGTGGAAGCGTCCATCGGCGATATTGTCCGGCTGCGGGTCCAGGTCCGCGACACCGGCATCGGCATCCCCGCCGACAAGCAGAAACTGATCTTCGAGCCCTTCCGCCAGGCGGACGGCTCCACCGCCCGCACCTACGGCGGCACCGGTCTTGGGCTCTCCATCTCCGCCCGCCTGGTGGAAATGATGGGCGGCCGTCTCACCGTGGAGAGCACGCCGGGGCAGGGCAGTGCTTTCACCTTCACGCTGCCCCTCCGCTGCCTGGAATCCCCCGCCGCCGCGCCCTCTGAGGTCGTTTCCAATCAGGAGCCCTCCGCCGGCGGCCCGCCGGCCCACGTCCTGCTGGCCGAAGACCACCAGATCAACCAACTCGTCGTCATCCGCCTGCTGCAGAAGCGCGGCCATCACGTGACTGCCGTGAACAACGGGGAGGAAGCCGTGGCCGCCGCCATCTCCGGCACGTTCGATCTCATCCTGATGGATATGCAGATGCCCGTCATGGACGGCCTGGAAGCGGCGCAGCATATTCGGGAGCTCCCCGGCCTCGCCGGCCGCGTCCCCATCGTGGCCCTTACTGCCAACGCCCTCGGCGCCGCCCAGGAGGAGTGCCGCGCCGCCGGCATGGACTCGTATCTGGCCAAGCCCGTCTCGCCCGAAGATCTCTACCGTGTCGTGGAAACTGTCCGCGCCGCGCACACCAACACCATCCCGGCCCTCTAG
- a CDS encoding M12 family metallopeptidase → MKNLIVCSPKSLPREQLFAAAKTAVAINPFNHAPLDRLTRLMPSFRPTREHLAVVTTKYWGVKGVKLTVGFLDGAPTDLRKRILLHMNAWSSTANVKFVETKTDPQVRIARVGGEEGGYWSYVGTDITHIPKGQQTMNLEAFSMTTPESEFHRVVRHETGHTLGFPHEHMRAALVARIDPEKAIAYFMRTQGWSEDEVRAQVLTPLEEGTLMGTVADPNSIMCYQIPGEVTKDGKPIIGGKDIDPLDFSFAGSIYPKKTAKPAPKPAPKTKQAKAGKR, encoded by the coding sequence GTGAAGAACCTGATTGTCTGCTCCCCCAAGAGCCTGCCCCGGGAACAACTGTTTGCGGCCGCCAAAACCGCGGTCGCCATCAACCCGTTCAACCACGCGCCGCTCGACCGGCTCACCCGCCTCATGCCCTCGTTCCGCCCAACCCGAGAGCATCTCGCCGTCGTCACTACCAAATACTGGGGCGTCAAAGGCGTCAAACTCACCGTCGGCTTTCTCGACGGCGCGCCCACTGATCTGCGCAAACGCATCCTGCTCCACATGAACGCCTGGTCCTCGACAGCCAACGTCAAATTCGTCGAGACTAAAACCGACCCTCAGGTGCGCATCGCCCGCGTCGGCGGCGAGGAGGGTGGCTACTGGTCCTACGTCGGCACCGACATCACCCACATCCCGAAGGGTCAACAAACCATGAACCTCGAGGCGTTCTCCATGACCACGCCTGAGTCGGAGTTCCACCGCGTCGTGCGCCACGAGACCGGCCACACCCTCGGCTTCCCCCACGAGCACATGCGCGCCGCCCTGGTCGCCAGAATCGATCCCGAGAAGGCCATTGCCTACTTCATGCGCACCCAGGGCTGGAGCGAGGACGAGGTTCGCGCCCAGGTCCTCACGCCCCTGGAAGAAGGCACCCTCATGGGCACCGTAGCCGACCCGAATTCCATCATGTGCTACCAGATCCCCGGTGAAGTCACCAAGGACGGCAAGCCCATCATCGGAGGCAAGGACATCGACCCGCTCGATTTCTCCTTCGCCGGCAGCATCTACCCCAAGAAGACCGCCAAGCCCGCGCCGAAACCGGCTCCGAAGACCAAACAGGCCAAGGCTGGTAAACGCTAG